The genomic region GCGAGGCCTTCTTCGCGGTAGTGCGCAAACACGTCGGGGTGGATGAACTCGGCCACTTCGAGGTGGCGCTTGGTGGGCTGCAGGTACTGGCCCAGCGTGAGGATGTGCAGGCCGTTGGCGACGAGGTCGTCCATGGCTTTATACATCTCGTCGCGAGTTTCGCCGAGGCCCAACATGATGCCCGACTTGGTACGCTTGCCAGCCTCGTAAGTGCGCCGGATCTGCTCCAGGCTGCGCTCGTACTTGGCCTGCGGACGCACCAGCCGGTAGAGGCTGCCTACAGTTTCCATGTTGTGCGACACCACTTCCTGGCCGCCGGCAATCATGGTGTCCAGCGCGTCCCAGTTGGCTTTCACGTCCGGAATCAGCGTTTCGATGGTGGTTTCGGGCGAGAGACGCTTGGTTTGAACCACGGTTTCGTACCAGATGCTGGCGCCCCGGTCCTTGAGCTCGTCGCGGTTAACGGACGTCAGCACGGCGTGCTTCACGCCCATCAGCTGGATGGCTTCGGCCACGCGGCGCGGCTCATCGGTGTCGTACTCGCTGGGGCGGCCGGTGGCCACGGCGCAGAACGAGCACGAGCGGGTGCAGATATTGCCCAGGATCATGAAGGTGGCCGTGCCGGCTCCCCAGCACTCGCCCATGTTGGGGCAGTTGCCGCTTTCGCAGATGGTGTGCAGCTTGTGCTCGTCCACGAGACGGCGTACGGCAGCATATTCGGGGCCCACCGGGAGCTTCACCCGCAGCCAGTCGGGCTTGCGCGGCTTGGCCGGAGCAGCGGCTTCGGGCTGAATGATCGGTAGGGTCAGCAGCAAATCTTCCATGCTGTAAAGGTAAGGGTAGAGAAGCGAGAAGATAGAAGTGAGACTGTAAGAAGTGAGAGGTGGGACTTTTGTTCTGAAACCCAAGTGGGCCAACAGAACGAAAGTCTCACCTCTCACTTCCTACAGTCTCACTTCTCAATTTAGCTGCGCGAGCCCAGGTAAATGGTGAGGTACACCGAGGGGTAGAAGCGGTTGTTGATGCTGTTGTCGTCGATGTCGGCCGAGGGAAGCGTGCTCAGGATGATGGGGCGCTTGCCGTAGGCTTCGAGCAGAAAGCCGGTTTCGATGCCCGCCACGGCGTCGCGGTAGCGGCCATACTCGAAGCTGAGCGCGGCCCGGATGTGAGCCCCCAGCAGCGGCTTCACCTCGTTGATGCCCGAAAACAGCGGGGCCCGGTCGAGCACCCGGCCAAGGTTGCCGTGCAGGCGCGGGTCGTAGGCCTCGGCCCGGATGTCGTCGGGACCGAGGGCCTGGCCGTTGGGGTCGACTGGGGTGTAGTCGTAGTAGATGTAGTAAGGCATCTGCAGCCCGATGGACGGGCCGGCGCCAAACAGCGCATTCACCTGCACACCCGCCTCGGGGGCCTTCCGAAAAATTACGCGCTGCACGCCGATGGTCGGCCGCAGCACGTACAGGAAGTTGGCTTTATCGCGCACAAACGAGCCGCCGTTGTTGCTGACCAGCCGGCGCTCTTTCGGGTGCTTCACCTCCACGCCCTCAATGCTCCAGTAGCGCGACCATTTCTCGTTGAGCACGTGGCTGGAGCGCACCGAAACGCCGCCAATCAGGCCACCTTTGGTGTTGAAGTTGATGCCGTAGACAAACTCCTTGCGGTAGGAAGGATCGTCGTTGGGGGCAGCGGCAGGTGCCTTCTGCGCCCACACCGCCGCCGGAGCGGCAGCAGCCAGCAGGGTAGCGGCCAGAGTAAGTACGTGTCGCACGGGGCGCAGAAGGGCTAGAGGGTGAAAAGAACTGAACCGTAAGGGCCGCCCGGCGGCTACCCTGTCGAAAGTACGTAAATTTGCAGGTATCATGCTGTTAACCGGCTAACCTTCCAAATCATTCCGTATGAGCACTGCCACCGCCCGCTATGCCGGCAATCTGCGCACCGAAGCCACCCACACGGCCTCCGGCACCACCATTCTCACCGATGCGCCCACGGATAACCACGGCCGCGGCGAAGCGTTTTCGCCGACCGACCTGGTCAGTGCCGCGC from Hymenobacter canadensis harbors:
- the lipA gene encoding lipoyl synthase — its product is MLTLPIIQPEAAAPAKPRKPDWLRVKLPVGPEYAAVRRLVDEHKLHTICESGNCPNMGECWGAGTATFMILGNICTRSCSFCAVATGRPSEYDTDEPRRVAEAIQLMGVKHAVLTSVNRDELKDRGASIWYETVVQTKRLSPETTIETLIPDVKANWDALDTMIAGGQEVVSHNMETVGSLYRLVRPQAKYERSLEQIRRTYEAGKRTKSGIMLGLGETRDEMYKAMDDLVANGLHILTLGQYLQPTKRHLEVAEFIHPDVFAHYREEGLARGLKYVESGPLVRSSYHAERHVNVPIN